The sequence AGAGGTGGCCTGAATGCTGCGGCTAGGGTAGTCAATCTGCACATTGCCGCGAGCCGTGATGATGCCCGTGGCAGCATTAGCCTCTTGAATGTCCGATCGCAGCGTAATGCTACCGCCATCTTGGGCCTGGGCAGGTGCGCTCCCCAACGGAGCCAAGCTACCGCCGTTGAGGGCTACCAACACCCCCGCCGCTGCCGCCGTCAACCCAATCCAGCGCAACCCATCCGCCATAGCCCGATCCCCAATCCCGTTGTGGTCTAACGCTTTTGTAGCTCTCCAATCTTACTCCATCCCCCCGTCATCACCCTCGGCCCTGGCCCACTGCCAGATTCTGTCCACCTTGCCCCCTTACCTTGTTAAATCCGTTGATTTTCTGGAGCCGCTGCGCGTTGGCAAAGCCTGACAGACAGCGATCGCGCCCCAGGCTATCCTCAAAACACCCTTAACCCCATTGACGCTATGATCACTGCCCCACCGACCCCGCGCCCCATTCAGTTTGCCAGCGACAACTATTCTGGCATTTGCCCCGAGGCACTAGACTACCTGCTAACCGCGAATCAGGGGGATGTGCCTGCCTACGGCGATGACGAGTGGACCCAAAGCGCCACCGACAAATTTCGGGATATTTTTGAAACCGACTGCGACGTGTTTTTTGTTTTCAACGGCACGGCGGCCAACTCGCTCACCCTGGCGTCACTATGCCAGTCGTACCACAGCGTTATTTGCCACGAGCTGGCCCATGTGGAAACCGACGAGTGCGGTGCGCCCGAGTTTGCCAGCAACGGCTCGAAGCTGCTGCTGGCCCAGGGCGACAATGGCAAGCTTGACCCGACCCACGTAGAGCAGCTAATCACTAAGCGTACCGACATTCACTACCCCAAACCTAAGGTGATTAGCCTCACCCAGGCCACCGAAGTGGGCACCCTCTATACCGTCGATGAACTGGCGGCCCTCAGCGACCTGGCTCGCCGCTATGGCCTCAAAGTGCATATGGATGGGGCGCGCTTTGCCAACGCATTGGTGACCTCGGGCAAAACTCCAGCCGAACTTACCTGGCGGGCGGGCATTGATGTGCTGTGCTGCTGCGGCACCAAAAACGGCATGGGCATTGGCGAAGCCATTTTGTTTTTTGACAAAGCGCTGGCCGAAGATTTTGCCTACCGCTGCAAGCAGGCAGGGCAGCTGTGCTCCAAAATGCGGTTTATCTCGGCCCCTTGGCTGGGGCTGCTAGAAACCGGAGCCTGGCTGCGCAACGCTGCCCACGCCAACCGGATGGCCGCCTATCTAGAGCAGCAGCTTCAGGGAATTCCTGAGCTGAAAATGCTGTTTCCCCGCCAGGCCAATGGGGTGTTTGTGCAAATGCCCCAGGCTTTAACGGACGAGCTCTACCGCCGGGGCTGGAAGTTTTATACCTTTATTGGCACCGATGGAGCGCGGCTAATGTGCGCATGGAACACGACTACCGAGGCGATCGATGCGCTGGTGGCCGACATTCGAGATGCAGTTTAGAGGTGCGATCGCTGCCTAGGCTACACAAGCGACCTGGGAGATAGTGCCAATATCTGAAATCGCCCCAAAGAAATTGCCTTCAGAAAAACTATGCAAATCAATGCCCTAGCCGCGCTCGAACCCGGTGCCACGCTGCAACCCTTTAGCTTTGCAGCGGCACCGCTGAAGCCCTTCGATTGCGCCATTAAAGTGCTGGCCTGTGGCATTTGCCATTCTGACATTCACATGATCCACAACGACTGGGGCCTGTCGCGCTACCCGCTGGTGCCAGGCCATGAGGTGATCGGCGAGGTGGTTGAGACTGGCTCTCTAGTCACCCACTTGCAGCGGGGCGATCGCGTGGGTGTCGGGTGGCAGCAAGCCGCCTGCATGCACTGCCTAGATTGCTTGAGAGGCAACCACAACCTCTGCGATCAGGCTGAAGGGCTAATTGTCAGCGGCTATGGTGGCTTTGCCGATTACATGGTGGTCGATTCGCGCTTTGCGTTTACGTTGCCGTCGGGGGTCTCAGATGAGGCCGCCGGGCCAATTCTTTGCGGTGGGGTCACCGTTTATGCCGGGTTACGCAATGCGGGGATGACCTCGGGGCAAGAGATCGGCGTGATTGGCATCGGCGGCCTAGGCCATTTGGCCGTTCAGTTTGCCAGCCGCCTAGGCAATCGAGTGACCGTATTTACCACCTCCGCTGACAAGGCAGAGTTTGCCACCCAGTTGGGTGCCCATGAGGCCATTTTGGTGCCACCTGGGGGTTCTCCTCCTTTGCCAGCCAACAAGCTGAATATCATCATCAACACGGCCAACCAGGCCCTCGACTGGCTGGGCTACGTGAACTATCTCGACTCCAACGGCACCTTCGTGTTTGTGGGGATTCCCAATGAACCGCTGACCATTCCAATTACACCGCTGACCTCAAAACAGCGCCGCATCATGGGGTCTGAAATCGGCAGCCCCGCCGTGATTATGGA is a genomic window of Nodosilinea sp. E11 containing:
- a CDS encoding low specificity L-threonine aldolase, whose product is MITAPPTPRPIQFASDNYSGICPEALDYLLTANQGDVPAYGDDEWTQSATDKFRDIFETDCDVFFVFNGTAANSLTLASLCQSYHSVICHELAHVETDECGAPEFASNGSKLLLAQGDNGKLDPTHVEQLITKRTDIHYPKPKVISLTQATEVGTLYTVDELAALSDLARRYGLKVHMDGARFANALVTSGKTPAELTWRAGIDVLCCCGTKNGMGIGEAILFFDKALAEDFAYRCKQAGQLCSKMRFISAPWLGLLETGAWLRNAAHANRMAAYLEQQLQGIPELKMLFPRQANGVFVQMPQALTDELYRRGWKFYTFIGTDGARLMCAWNTTTEAIDALVADIRDAV
- a CDS encoding NAD(P)-dependent alcohol dehydrogenase, with the translated sequence MQINALAALEPGATLQPFSFAAAPLKPFDCAIKVLACGICHSDIHMIHNDWGLSRYPLVPGHEVIGEVVETGSLVTHLQRGDRVGVGWQQAACMHCLDCLRGNHNLCDQAEGLIVSGYGGFADYMVVDSRFAFTLPSGVSDEAAGPILCGGVTVYAGLRNAGMTSGQEIGVIGIGGLGHLAVQFASRLGNRVTVFTTSADKAEFATQLGAHEAILVPPGGSPPLPANKLNIIINTANQALDWLGYVNYLDSNGTFVFVGIPNEPLTIPITPLTSKQRRIMGSEIGSPAVIMEMLQVVEKFGIQPLVETFPLDQVNEVLQRVIDNKVRYRAVLMV